A genomic window from Indioceanicola profundi includes:
- a CDS encoding LOG family protein → MSETPKATLTRSYLLAVEDEEFLKCDQTRAIRFALEYEKAELGLRAWGIRSTIVVFGSARIPSPEQAGALLGAARTPEERATAEAKAKRSAWYEEARRFARIVSETGGALTPSAQGILDNVICSGGGPGIMEAANRGAHDVGAPSIGLNILLPHEQGPNPYSTPELTFNFHYFHMRKFHLAQRANGLAVFPGGYGTLDECFEMLNLRSTNKSSPLPIVLVGRDYWSRVLNFDALLEHGMISPGDLNHFEMVDTAEEAWQAMQARGLRRREPPLAPDTAPPAEQR, encoded by the coding sequence GTGTCCGAGACGCCGAAAGCCACCCTGACGCGCAGCTATCTTCTAGCCGTGGAGGATGAGGAATTCCTGAAATGCGACCAGACCCGCGCCATCCGCTTCGCGCTGGAGTACGAGAAGGCGGAGTTGGGGCTGCGCGCATGGGGCATCCGCTCCACCATCGTCGTGTTCGGAAGCGCCCGCATCCCCTCGCCCGAACAGGCCGGAGCCCTTCTTGGCGCAGCCCGAACGCCGGAGGAGCGGGCAACGGCCGAGGCCAAGGCGAAGCGCAGCGCCTGGTATGAGGAGGCACGCCGCTTTGCCCGCATCGTGTCCGAGACGGGCGGCGCGCTGACGCCCAGCGCCCAGGGCATCCTGGACAATGTGATCTGCTCCGGCGGGGGGCCCGGCATCATGGAGGCGGCGAACCGCGGCGCCCACGATGTCGGCGCGCCCAGCATCGGGCTGAACATCCTTCTGCCGCATGAGCAGGGGCCGAACCCCTACAGCACGCCGGAGCTGACCTTCAACTTCCATTATTTTCACATGCGGAAGTTCCATCTGGCCCAGCGCGCCAACGGGCTCGCCGTGTTCCCCGGCGGCTACGGCACCCTGGATGAATGCTTCGAAATGCTGAACCTCCGGTCCACGAACAAGAGTTCGCCGCTGCCCATCGTGCTGGTCGGTCGCGACTATTGGAGCCGGGTGCTGAATTTCGACGCTCTGCTGGAGCACGGCATGATCAGCCCTGGCGACCTGAACCATTTCGAGATGGTCGATACGGCGGAGGAAGCCTGGCAGGCAATGCAGGCCCGCGGCCTGCGCCGGCGCGAACCGCCATTGGCGCCGGACACCGCGCCGCCGGCGGAGCAGCGCTGA
- a CDS encoding alpha/beta fold hydrolase, with translation MTGTYQNGLAEAGKAEDDPGLRHRMVEVEPGINLHVVEAGPENGPLVILLHGFPEFWYGWRRQIWALAEAGYHVLAPDQRGYGTSGKPPGIAAYTADRLAADVLRLADRSGCDRFAVVGHDWGGIVAWWVALTAPDRVERLVILNAPHPATMRPYARQHPTQAVRSLYVLGFQIPQLPELLIRWQGFRLAEQALTGTSRPGTFNAADLARYREAWSRPGALTAMLNWYRALRRRVAPPTVRVRPPVLILWADCDRFLEPGLAEAAGALCDQARILHVEDASHWLQHEKPELVSQQIEAFLGGMRTA, from the coding sequence GTGACCGGCACGTATCAGAACGGCCTGGCCGAAGCAGGGAAGGCGGAGGACGATCCTGGCCTGCGGCATCGCATGGTCGAGGTGGAGCCGGGCATCAACCTCCATGTCGTCGAGGCCGGCCCGGAGAACGGACCGCTGGTCATCCTGCTGCATGGATTTCCGGAGTTCTGGTACGGCTGGCGACGGCAGATCTGGGCGCTGGCGGAGGCTGGTTACCATGTCCTGGCCCCGGACCAGCGTGGCTACGGGACCAGTGGCAAGCCGCCGGGAATTGCTGCCTATACGGCCGACCGGCTAGCCGCCGACGTGCTGCGTCTGGCAGACCGATCCGGGTGCGACCGCTTTGCCGTGGTGGGGCATGACTGGGGCGGCATTGTCGCCTGGTGGGTGGCGCTGACAGCGCCGGACCGGGTGGAGCGGCTTGTCATCCTGAATGCGCCGCACCCCGCAACGATGCGGCCTTACGCCAGGCAGCACCCCACGCAGGCGGTACGCAGCCTATACGTGCTGGGCTTCCAGATTCCGCAGCTGCCCGAACTGCTGATCCGGTGGCAGGGCTTCCGGCTGGCCGAGCAGGCGCTGACGGGAACGAGCCGGCCAGGCACCTTCAATGCCGCCGACCTTGCCCGCTATCGCGAGGCTTGGTCCAGGCCGGGAGCCTTGACGGCCATGCTGAACTGGTACCGTGCCCTGCGCCGTCGCGTGGCGCCGCCGACTGTAAGGGTCCGCCCTCCGGTCCTGATCCTGTGGGCCGATTGCGACCGCTTCCTGGAACCCGGTCTGGCCGAGGCGGCAGGGGCCTTGTGCGATCAGGCCCGAATTCTCCATGTGGAGGATGCCAGCCACTGGCTGCAGCATGAGAAGCCGGAACTTGTCTCTCAACAGATCGAGGCATTTCTAGGCGGGATGCGGACGGCCTGA
- the glgX gene encoding glycogen debranching protein GlgX — MDARVSAPQVMKPSRVSEGLPYPLGATWDGLGVNFALFSANATKVELCIFDEAGETELERIELPEFTNEIWHGYLPDARPGLVYGYRVHGPYDPQNGHRFNPNKLLLDPYAKGIVGTIRWDPSHFGYQMDSPDLDLSFDDRDSGPYMPKCRVVNPAFTWGRDRSPGIPWERTIFYETHVKGFTQLHPAVPPNLRGTYAGLAVKEVVDYIKSLGVTSVELLPVHAFVQDQHLVDKGLANYWGYNTIGFFAPEPRYSATGKLDEFKEMVAHLHDAGIEVILDVVYNHTAEGNERGPTLSFKGIDNASYYRLIPDQQRYYINETGTGNTLNLSHPRVLQMVTDSLRYWVQEMHVDGFRFDLATILGREPYGFDEGGGFLDSCLQDPILSSVKLIAEPWDIGPGGYQVGQFPPGWAEWNDKFRDTTRAFWKGDAGKLSDLATRMTASGDMFNRRGRKPWATVNFITAHDGFTLHDLVSYNDKHNEANGEGNRDGHSNNHSWNHGVEGPTDDPEIIALRERQKRNMLATMFLSMGTPMLLAGDEFGRTQHGNNNAYCQDNEIAWLDWEGIGDEGRALTEFVRRAIALRQSFPVLRRGRFLTGAYNAELDVKDLSWYTPAGVEMEQDQWGDPNARCLGMLVDGRAQATGIRRPGMDATVLLIVNSHHDVVRFTLPEVAGGSTWRLMLDTNVADGAEGMEPFEAGEDYEVTGRSFLMFVLEPEGKHSSALRRASRALRQVDEKPAPLPEQVVEPAEKADDPVVAGGKDRR, encoded by the coding sequence ATGGACGCCCGGGTGTCTGCTCCCCAGGTTATGAAGCCGTCTCGCGTCAGCGAGGGCCTGCCTTACCCGCTCGGCGCCACATGGGACGGGCTGGGCGTCAATTTCGCCCTGTTCTCGGCCAATGCCACGAAGGTGGAGCTCTGCATCTTCGATGAGGCCGGCGAGACCGAACTCGAGCGGATCGAGTTGCCGGAGTTCACCAATGAGATCTGGCACGGATACCTGCCGGATGCGCGACCGGGTCTGGTCTACGGCTACCGTGTCCACGGGCCCTACGATCCCCAGAACGGGCACCGGTTCAATCCGAACAAGCTGCTGCTCGACCCCTATGCCAAGGGCATTGTCGGCACCATCCGCTGGGACCCGTCGCATTTCGGGTACCAGATGGACAGTCCCGACCTTGACCTGTCCTTCGACGACCGCGACAGCGGGCCCTATATGCCAAAATGCCGTGTCGTCAATCCCGCCTTCACCTGGGGACGGGACCGTTCACCCGGCATCCCGTGGGAGCGGACGATCTTCTATGAAACCCATGTGAAGGGCTTTACCCAGCTCCACCCCGCCGTGCCGCCGAACCTGCGCGGAACCTATGCCGGTCTGGCGGTGAAGGAGGTGGTGGATTACATCAAGAGCCTGGGCGTTACTTCGGTCGAGTTGCTGCCGGTTCACGCCTTCGTGCAGGACCAGCATCTGGTCGACAAGGGGCTGGCGAACTATTGGGGCTACAACACCATCGGCTTCTTCGCGCCGGAGCCGCGCTATTCGGCCACCGGCAAGCTGGACGAGTTCAAGGAGATGGTGGCCCACCTCCACGACGCCGGGATCGAGGTCATCCTGGACGTGGTCTACAACCACACGGCCGAGGGCAATGAGCGCGGGCCGACGCTGAGTTTCAAGGGCATCGACAATGCCAGCTACTATCGCCTGATCCCCGACCAGCAGCGCTACTACATCAATGAGACCGGCACCGGGAACACACTGAACCTCAGCCATCCCCGCGTCCTGCAGATGGTCACCGACAGCCTGCGCTACTGGGTGCAGGAGATGCATGTCGATGGCTTCCGCTTCGACCTCGCCACCATCCTGGGGCGGGAGCCCTATGGCTTCGACGAGGGCGGCGGCTTCCTGGATTCCTGTCTGCAGGACCCCATCCTCTCCTCCGTCAAGCTGATCGCGGAGCCCTGGGACATCGGGCCCGGCGGCTATCAGGTCGGCCAGTTCCCGCCCGGCTGGGCGGAGTGGAACGACAAATTCCGCGACACTACCCGCGCCTTCTGGAAAGGCGATGCCGGCAAGCTGTCGGACCTCGCCACCCGCATGACCGCGTCGGGCGACATGTTCAACCGCCGGGGCCGCAAGCCCTGGGCCACGGTGAACTTCATAACCGCCCATGACGGGTTCACCCTGCACGACCTCGTCTCCTACAACGACAAGCACAACGAGGCGAACGGGGAGGGGAACCGCGACGGCCACTCCAATAACCACTCCTGGAATCATGGGGTTGAGGGACCGACGGACGATCCCGAGATCATCGCACTGCGCGAGCGTCAGAAGCGGAACATGCTGGCCACCATGTTCCTGTCCATGGGCACGCCGATGCTGCTGGCCGGGGACGAGTTCGGCCGCACCCAACACGGCAACAACAACGCCTATTGCCAGGACAACGAGATCGCCTGGCTGGACTGGGAGGGGATCGGCGACGAGGGCCGGGCGCTGACCGAGTTCGTGCGCCGGGCCATCGCGCTCCGGCAGTCCTTCCCGGTTCTGCGGCGCGGGCGGTTCCTCACCGGCGCCTATAATGCCGAGTTGGATGTGAAGGATCTGTCCTGGTACACGCCGGCCGGCGTGGAGATGGAGCAGGACCAATGGGGCGATCCCAACGCCCGCTGCCTCGGCATGCTGGTGGACGGTCGCGCCCAGGCTACCGGCATTCGCCGTCCGGGCATGGACGCGACGGTGTTGCTGATCGTGAACTCCCACCACGATGTGGTCCGCTTCACCCTGCCCGAGGTTGCCGGCGGATCTACATGGCGGCTGATGCTGGACACCAACGTCGCCGACGGTGCAGAGGGCATGGAGCCGTTCGAGGCCGGTGAGGATTACGAAGTCACCGGCCGCTCCTTCCTGATGTTCGTGCTGGAGCCGGAGGGCAAGCACTCCTCCGCTCTCCGCCGGGCAAGCCGTGCCCTGCGGCAGGTTGATGAGAAACCGGCGCCGTTGCCTGAACAGGTTGTCGAACCGGCCGAGAAAGCCGACGATCCTGTAGTCGCCGGCGGCAAGGACCGGCGCTGA
- a CDS encoding isoaspartyl peptidase/L-asparaginase family protein: MTVRKFPPAPSTLLSRFAVLATIGLVLTGCAAKPASDAARPGWAMAVHGGAGIMDRETMGPDTEASYRAALNAALARGSAILEQGGSALDAVEAVVRGLEDDPQFNAGRGAVFTADGRNELDAAIMDGATLKAGAVAGVTGTRNPITLARTVMESSPHVMLIGAGAERFGAEKGVEQAAPVWFFTERRWQSLLKTLKERGLPIPPRPAGAPPEPAASAAAAGLTEDRKFGTVGVVALDRNGHVAAGTSTGGTTAKLWGRIGDVPIIGAGTYASDESCAVSATGTGEYFIRLGVAREVCNLVKYEGMDLQAAADEVIGRQLTELGGDGGVIAVTPDGQVAWSFNTSGMYRARLVEGGDPVVSIFKGEP, translated from the coding sequence TTGACCGTCCGCAAGTTTCCGCCCGCCCCCTCGACCCTTCTCAGCCGTTTCGCCGTCCTGGCGACCATCGGGTTGGTGCTTACCGGATGCGCCGCAAAGCCGGCGTCTGATGCGGCGCGGCCGGGTTGGGCCATGGCCGTGCATGGCGGCGCCGGGATCATGGACCGGGAGACGATGGGGCCGGACACGGAAGCCTCCTACCGGGCCGCTTTGAACGCGGCCCTTGCCCGCGGCTCGGCCATCCTTGAACAGGGCGGGTCCGCCCTGGACGCGGTGGAGGCGGTGGTCCGCGGGCTGGAGGATGATCCCCAGTTTAACGCCGGCCGCGGGGCCGTCTTCACCGCCGATGGCCGTAACGAACTGGATGCCGCCATCATGGATGGCGCCACCCTGAAGGCGGGAGCAGTGGCGGGCGTGACCGGCACGCGCAATCCCATCACGCTGGCGCGGACGGTGATGGAAAGCTCTCCCCACGTCATGCTGATCGGCGCTGGAGCCGAGCGGTTCGGGGCTGAGAAGGGGGTGGAGCAGGCGGCTCCCGTCTGGTTCTTCACCGAACGCCGCTGGCAGTCATTGCTGAAGACATTGAAGGAACGTGGGCTGCCGATTCCGCCGCGCCCGGCCGGAGCCCCGCCTGAACCGGCCGCCTCTGCCGCTGCCGCGGGCCTGACGGAAGACAGGAAGTTCGGCACTGTGGGAGTGGTCGCCCTGGACAGGAATGGCCATGTGGCGGCCGGAACCTCCACCGGCGGGACTACCGCCAAGCTCTGGGGCCGGATCGGCGACGTGCCGATCATCGGGGCCGGGACCTACGCTTCGGACGAGTCCTGCGCAGTATCGGCCACCGGCACCGGAGAGTATTTCATCCGGCTCGGCGTCGCGCGCGAGGTCTGCAATTTGGTGAAGTACGAGGGGATGGACCTTCAGGCTGCCGCGGATGAGGTGATCGGCCGCCAGTTGACCGAATTGGGCGGCGATGGCGGCGTCATCGCGGTCACGCCGGACGGACAGGTGGCCTGGAGCTTCAACACCTCCGGCATGTATCGGGCGAGGCTTGTCGAGGGCGGCGATCCGGTCGTCTCGATCTTCAAGGGAGAGCCCTGA
- a CDS encoding gamma-glutamylcyclotransferase: MQITRDTLASGEVLAFIRESTRTAPTSGHTVLSDEELEASLESVLQRWDGRSDVWLFGYGSLVWNPAFRFVERRVALLRGWQRSFCLWLRIGRGSVEHPGLMLALDRGDFCRGVAFRIPAGQVRSELALVWVREMATGAYAARWVELETDGGTLPALTFVADPAHPLYAGAVPEDRAADLIASASGRLGTCASYLLSTADHLREIDLPDRHLDELAAKVRERLSRS, encoded by the coding sequence ATGCAGATCACGCGGGACACGCTGGCAAGCGGCGAAGTCCTGGCCTTCATACGGGAGTCGACGCGGACCGCCCCGACGTCTGGACATACCGTTCTCAGCGATGAGGAGTTGGAGGCCTCGCTCGAGAGTGTCTTGCAGCGCTGGGACGGGCGGAGCGATGTCTGGCTGTTCGGCTACGGTTCTCTGGTCTGGAATCCTGCCTTCCGCTTCGTGGAGCGGCGGGTGGCGCTGCTCCGGGGCTGGCAGCGCAGCTTCTGCCTGTGGCTGCGGATCGGGCGCGGATCGGTCGAGCATCCCGGTCTGATGCTGGCCCTGGACCGTGGCGATTTCTGCCGCGGCGTGGCGTTCCGCATCCCGGCCGGGCAGGTACGCTCCGAACTGGCGCTGGTCTGGGTACGGGAAATGGCCACAGGCGCCTATGCGGCGCGCTGGGTCGAGCTGGAGACGGACGGGGGAACGCTTCCGGCGCTGACATTCGTGGCGGACCCCGCGCATCCGCTCTATGCCGGGGCTGTGCCGGAAGACCGGGCGGCGGACCTTATCGCCAGTGCTTCCGGCCGTCTCGGCACCTGCGCCTCCTATCTGCTCAGCACAGCCGACCATCTGCGGGAGATCGACCTGCCGGACAGGCATCTGGATGAGCTGGCGGCCAAGGTGCGGGAGCGTCTCTCCCGCAGCTGA
- a CDS encoding sensor histidine kinase, translating to MLNFPGWPRPSLPASGHTETNLLVPAAQILALAAVLVCALVYFASYAQNRISLRNEAHLVRSAVGAELRTLADVAVSYSWWGDAVDRVFVQKDIDWAWSNFGEALAESYHLTGVFILDEVNRTILASVGPDHVGEDALGYLGPEAAALAAEARKSSLTDVVPVSGIIVVGGKPNFIIASPFTHWEVKMQPPGRGVLLVVKEIDGRVLDKIADQFMITNLHWADANSDADVHLPLEAIDGRVAGHLSWAPSTPGTELMEFLVTGILGVVVLVFVLAARVLRAWQQTQSALQEALRSAEAASEAKSLFLATMSHELRTPLNAIIGFSELMRDGVWGPLPERYRGYAADIHASGYHLLGLVSDVLDFSKVAANRLELQPEPLEIAVAVSEAVRMVQADADTLGVDLRIDLPANPPRLIADAQRLRQMLLNLLSNAVRFTPAGGQVTVRASVGEHLRIEVVDTGCGMRPEDVPVALEPFRQVDGSLARRHQGTGLGLPLTRSLINLHGGELLIESMPGLGTTAALVFPASRLVAAEEKAPDGALV from the coding sequence GTGTTGAATTTTCCGGGATGGCCAAGACCAAGCCTGCCGGCTTCCGGCCATACCGAAACCAACCTGCTGGTCCCGGCTGCGCAGATCCTGGCGCTTGCCGCGGTTCTGGTCTGCGCTCTCGTCTACTTCGCTTCCTACGCCCAGAACCGGATATCGCTCCGGAACGAGGCTCACCTCGTCCGTTCCGCCGTGGGCGCGGAGCTCAGGACTTTGGCCGACGTCGCCGTAAGCTACAGCTGGTGGGGGGATGCGGTCGACCGGGTCTTCGTCCAGAAGGACATAGACTGGGCTTGGTCGAACTTTGGCGAGGCGCTGGCCGAAAGCTACCACCTCACCGGCGTTTTCATTCTTGATGAGGTCAACCGGACGATCCTCGCCTCGGTCGGACCGGACCATGTGGGCGAGGATGCGCTGGGCTATCTTGGCCCGGAGGCGGCAGCATTGGCAGCGGAAGCACGGAAGTCCTCGCTGACCGACGTTGTCCCGGTGAGCGGCATCATCGTGGTGGGTGGAAAGCCGAACTTCATTATCGCCAGCCCCTTCACGCATTGGGAGGTGAAGATGCAGCCGCCCGGGCGGGGGGTGCTGCTGGTCGTGAAGGAGATCGACGGCCGGGTTCTCGACAAGATCGCCGACCAGTTCATGATCACCAATCTGCACTGGGCGGACGCGAACAGCGATGCGGACGTGCATTTGCCGCTCGAAGCTATCGACGGCCGAGTTGCGGGACATCTAAGCTGGGCGCCGTCGACCCCGGGTACCGAACTGATGGAGTTCCTGGTCACCGGCATCCTCGGCGTGGTGGTGCTGGTGTTTGTGCTGGCGGCGCGGGTCCTGCGCGCATGGCAGCAGACGCAATCGGCCTTGCAGGAGGCGTTGCGCTCCGCCGAGGCGGCAAGCGAAGCCAAGTCCCTGTTTCTCGCGACGATGAGCCACGAGCTGCGCACGCCGCTGAACGCGATCATCGGATTTTCCGAACTGATGCGCGACGGCGTATGGGGACCGCTTCCCGAGCGGTACCGGGGCTATGCCGCCGACATCCATGCCAGCGGGTATCATCTGCTCGGGCTTGTTTCGGATGTTCTGGATTTCTCGAAGGTGGCGGCCAACCGGCTCGAACTTCAGCCGGAGCCGCTCGAGATCGCTGTCGCCGTGAGCGAGGCGGTCCGCATGGTCCAGGCGGATGCGGACACCCTTGGCGTGGACCTTCGGATCGACCTGCCGGCCAATCCGCCCCGGCTCATCGCGGATGCTCAGCGCCTACGGCAGATGTTGCTGAACCTGCTGTCGAACGCGGTGCGGTTCACGCCGGCCGGGGGGCAGGTCACTGTGCGCGCATCGGTCGGGGAGCATCTGCGGATCGAGGTCGTCGATACGGGATGCGGCATGAGGCCGGAGGACGTGCCGGTGGCGCTGGAGCCGTTCCGGCAGGTCGACGGAAGCCTTGCCCGTCGGCACCAGGGCACGGGCCTGGGCCTGCCGCTGACGCGCAGCCTGATCAACCTGCATGGCGGCGAGCTGCTGATCGAGAGCATGCCCGGCTTGGGAACCACGGCGGCGCTGGTGTTCCCCGCATCCCGCCTTGTCGCCGCCGAGGAGAAAGCGCCTGACGGCGCGCTGGTCTGA